Part of the Sorghum bicolor cultivar BTx623 chromosome 1, Sorghum_bicolor_NCBIv3, whole genome shotgun sequence genome, ACTCAAGCTGCCCTAATTGGAAGCATGGAGCTCTGCAGCACACTGCAGACCGCAGACCTGCAGGCTTTGCAGTGCTGAATCTACATGTATGTAGCCATGATTATGAATTGTTGTGAGAATATGAGTAGGAGTACTCTACTACTACTCTACCTAATAATCTTTTAAGGTTGTTATATTCCAATCAACAGAGGTAGGTGTGGCATGGGCATGGCGTACCATACCATACCATACCATACCTTCACACTGTCTTTTTCTTGGTGTACTTATTaggcatgctcaagctttcCCATCTGTGTGTGATCGTGTCCCGCGAGATCATGCTTATTGCTTGCAGCCCACAGACCTAGTAAGTAGTATGGCCAAATTATACCTCCCACTTGGCTAATTCCTTTTGGGTGTTGACCGAGATTCATATATTTCTTCCATTGATCCACCCATGATTTACAGCATCTTGATCTTGAGACCCTCTTGTTAGATGTGTGCGCGGCATCATGCCGCATTTGGCCCCGAGTCGGCACACCGCCGTCCGCCGCAAAGCGCCTTTTGATATCGGTGCATCACACACCACATGCTCCACCGCCTGGCCGAGCAAAGCGCGCCTGCTGAAGGCAATGAATAGCCCGGAGAGCACGAGTCCCCGCCCGATGGCGACGCTCTCTTTTGCGATCCGGACCGTAGCGAATTGGCTATGGCCGATGGGTGGCAGCACGAGGACTAGAGCGATAGGAGGGGGCGCGCATTGGGCTCAATCATGGCCTGGAGCCCTCGCGCAGGGCCAGGGTCGTCGGCCGGGGCAGGCTTGTAGCCGCGCACAAAGGCCGCGCGGAACGGAACTGGCAAAGCGCGCAAGCTTTTGGCCCGGCCCCGGCGCCATTGTATGCCTGGCCGGGTCTGGCCGCGCGACGCGCCCACGCCACCACCGCCGGCCAGGCGCGGCAACACCATGATGAGCAGCGTTCGTCATCGCCCTCTCAACACTCATCATTCTGTCCGCCTGATCGACGCCCACATCTCACCCCATCCTTGCTTTTGCCGTCCGGCACGCGTGGAGGTGGAGAGGTGAACAAGGCCTGCTAATCTGCATCTGCTACTATATGCTTTCAGCGATGATCGGTCGCCGAGCCCCCGTTACCGTTGTCGCCTTACCCGTGGGCGTGGGGTCTTTGTTTCACAGTGTTTGGCGTGTTGCCGCCTTGCCGGCCATGGATGATGTCATGTCACGGCGGCATGCATCTTACAGACATGCATGGCAGCGCGTGGTCACCCCCAGCCGCTGCTACACACTTTCACATCTCTGATTACTCCTGATTCACATCGCAAGGTTGATGTTTCACATTGAGCGAGGGACGCGGCACTGTCCGATCCGGGCCCAAGATTTGCAGCACGCTCAACTCAAAGGCTCCGGGCGGCTCATTGGCACGACGACGCCGGCCGGACGCGGCGAGGTCAAAGGCTCAAAGCGGGATCGCTTTTTCCCCAGCCGCGTGGCCGTCGCAAAGCCCCGGCCCCCGGCGAGTTCGCAAAGCGTCCGTGCTAAAAGTTGCCGAAAAGACGGGCGGCGTTTTTAGATTTGCTTTTCACCGGCAGCGTGTGCGCCATGGCCTGCGACTGACTCTGTGAGTTCGCCCTGGTTACATCGCCATGGGAAGCGCCCTCGAATTCTCGAAAGGAGCTCGCCGCAGACTCTGCACCGTGCGCTGCACACCAGCGTGGTCGGAGAAGTCGGATGCAGGGTCCGACGCGCGTAATCGTCCGGCAAAGTTAGTCCCCCTGGGGGCGTTGAGATCGAGCATGACAGCGAGAGGTGAGGTGGGGGACTGGGGGGCCGTGGTTATGCAATGGCTAATGATGGGTTTCAACAGAGAGGAGGGAGGAATCTTGGCGGAACAAAGGCCCAGCATCCATTGACACCTTGGCGGCAGGGCTCCTCGCCGTCTCCTGCATTTTAATCATGGCGTTCCATGGAATCGGAGGGCAGCACCAGCAGTGCATGTGGCATGCTCGCCCCCATCAATGCTACTGTTTGGTTTcagttggccttgtttagttcatccaaaaatccaaaacttttcaagattctccgttacatcgaatcttacgacacatgcataaacCATTGAATATAGatggaaataaaaactaattacatagtttatctgtaaatcgcaagacgaatcttttgagcatagttactccatgattggacaatgtttgtcaaataaagccgAAAGTGGGCCTGTGTTCATCCCTCGTTTGGTTGTTCTTAACAAGGAAATTAAGTGCCCACTCTccctctatctctctctctcaaaaaaGGAAAACTACTACCTTCTTTCTCTTTTAAGTGCCTCACCTAGTACTtcttccattccaaattataagatatttcaaGAAGCTTAGAGATATTTTCACTGTCGTGTGACTAGCTCTAATATTCAGGGATGACAACGGGGGTACTGGTAGAGTTTAAGTTGCAAATACAAAATGGAACTGATTGGTTGGTTAGCAAAATTTACCATGCCAAGGATTTGACAAGCCATGGTCTTGAGTCTTGACTAACGACTGATTGTCTACCAAAACATGTCAACTTCTCATAGTTGTATTGTCAAATCTTTGGTAATTTTTTTGCCCAACTTTTGACTTGCCAAATCTTTGGCATGACAAATTTTGTTTACTTCTTGTTTTTATACTACCTCCTTCGTtccaaaatataaatatactatatgTCTATAGATATATAGTAAAACCTATAtaccaaaaaaacaaaacaacttataatttgatTTGAAATGAAAGGACTACTGTACATCACACTAGTCAATGAAGTGGGCTTGCTGTTTACTGAAAGCGTTTGCAATGGAGATTTCGCGGGATGTCTTCTAATAGGCTTCGTGCAACTTACCATTTGAGTTCTCTTTTCTTTCTAaagtatactccctccatcccaaattataagatattttaataagataataatatttatgatactaactaagtatcattagattctttattaatcatattttcataatatacctatttgatgttttaaatctttgtaattttttctataattttggttaaactttAAATGCTTTAACTCTTTAAGATTCTTAtcgtgtcttataatttggaatggaggaggTACTGTTTTTTTtgctaactttttttttttttgctagagGCTACAACATTGTTATAGTGAATGCTTGACTGCTTGTGTACGAAACTCCAGTATAGAGTGgaatataatttattttttctaataaaaaataaaagttgcCTTTCCTGCTTTCCTATATCAGTTGGAGGGAAGCAGATTTTAGATACAAAAATTCAAAAAACATATTTCGTATGGACCTGCGATGGGCTTAGTTGGGACGTACTAATCTTGGGCCTATTAAAGTAGTTTTTTTTAGGATCGCCTATTAAAGTAGATGGGCTTGCTTTGATTGCCTGGTTGAGTGCGATGGGCTATTATTGGTGGGCTGTGTTCATATCTGGCCTTTAACATGTGGGCTTGATTTGTAGAGTGCTTTTTGGAATTGGAAAAAGTCTATTTTAGGTCCCTCAACTTTCGCGAAAGTCTGATTTTCATCCCTAAACTCTAAAACCGgataaaatacatccctcaacttttaaaccgtgcacattacatccttgacctggttttgaaagcggttttacctttttctttttatttattttggctgatttttttttgaaaaatcacagtaaatcacataaaaatcataaaatagaaaactcaattttgttggactttagATCAGTAGATATACACATTGAAtgtataatatagtatgttctagtacaaatttttttatgcatctttagatctatatttttttgtaattaattagactaattatagctacattttctatggtctaattgtgatgaaatttatatggtgagctaattcttctatgattgagtcatagtaaaaattttatactcattgaatcatgtattacttagttatagatttatttaggtttatgcttgttaaattataataaatctatgactaagttatacatgatctaatgagtatgaattttttaccatagtttaaacatataataattagttatagatttaattatgttttttctaacataataattagtctaacatacaaactatagctatgaattattctaattaattatagaaaaaacagttctaaagctacaataaaaattttatactcaagcatactatattatatgttcgctatgtagatctacttatctggagtccaacaaaatcatatttactattttatgaattttatgtgatttactataattttacaaatatctagccaaaataaataaaaatgaaaaagacaaaactgccttcaaaaccgctcataaccATGTTATGGATGTAATATGCATGGTTTCAAaaattgagggatgtattttacccGGTTTTGAAGTTCAGGAATGAAAAATAGACTTTTGTGAAAGTTGAGGGACCTGAAGTGGACTTCTTCCTTTGGAATTTTGTTGCTTCGGCCCGTGTGGCTGATTGCGATGCTTGAACATGTTCTGAACATGTCACTGTACTTGATTGCTCTCGTTCGCTCAAAAGATGTCACGgatagtttccaaaaaaaaaagatgtcaGGACACACGGGTACGATTTTGTAGGTGACCCAGATTCGCGTTCATCGCTATAAGATCTCTAGGACGTCACGCTCAAAGCATCATCATGTGTAATCTGGAAACTTTTTCAGCTTGATTTCTCATCCTGTGGTCAGAAGAAATTCGTGCCCAGCAGGATTGGTTAAGTTCTTATCAAGACGTCATAGCTATTAGCAACGGTAGATCCCGATCTGGTCAAGTGGTTGTCAATACGGTTAGACAGTGAGgagatttataatataaattatgAACAATACATATATTAACATGTAATTCAATGACATTGGCGAAGAGATGGTGGTACGCAAAGCCGCCTAATTTGGACAGAAGAAGGGCCATGTTGAAGAATACGAGCAGTTATATGAGTTGCTTCTCGAAAATCTTATTCGCCCTCTCTTGATGCAGGATCACAAGGGCGGGAGGTTCTGATGACCTCCTCGCTCTCTCAATCGTACGAAGCACTCTAGATAAGAGTATGACAACAAATCAGCAATGAAAACATGCAAAACCCTAATTCGAATAGATTGGTTTCTAGCCGCGATTGTATAAATAGGAGGAACCTTACGATCTCGTGTCTTAATTGTAACCTAACCAGCTAAATTTTTAATTCGAACGTTTAAAGGTCAAACAACCACAAAAAAATTTGCCCAGGGCTTAAATTTTAACATGCCCTTTATCCTTTGCCCcgggtgagagaaaaacatgtgGGAGTAGAGTAGATGACTTCCATATTTAAGTTTAGCATGTGTTAACTTTTGACTCTTAAAGATTTATACTTTTAAGATTTTATTCTAAAGATTTCTTTGGAATAAGGTGAAAACTCCTATGACCGGCTGCACAGTTTTTtcaacaaaggccttgtttagttgcaaaaaattttgtgaaatcgatattatagcactttcgtttgtatttgataaatattatccaatcatgtactaactaagctcaacattcgtctcgtcaattacgaccaaaatatataattagtttttattttagtctatatttaatattttatacatgggtctaaagatttgatgtacttgggaatctgaaaaattttgtaaactttttttagaactaaggccttgtttagttgacaaaatttttgggttttggctactgtagcactttcgtttttatttgacaaacattattcaatcacagagtaactaggctcaaaagattcatctcacaaattacaggtaaactgtgtaattagtttttatttttatctatatttaatgcttcatgtatacgatcaaagattcgatgtgacgggaaatcttaaaaatttttggaactaaacaaggcctaaacaaggccgaagacGACAAGACCTGCAGCCCACTAGGTTTACTAGGACACCAGTCACAAGGCCACAGACGCACGAACAGTGATGCAGAATTGCACATGCCCCGGTGAATGTCATCGAGGCATCGAGCCCGTGAAGGCCAGACATGCGAGTATGCGACGAGAAGTCAATCAAACGTTGTACTAGCTTTCTATGATAATTGATTTTACCGTTTCGTCCTTTTCAACGGGTAAAGTTTAAACAATCATCATAGCTGTAATAATAATCTATAGCACGAGTGCCCGGCGAACAACGACGGATATGATACATCGTTTCGGCCCAACAAATCGAGGAAGCGTAGAGAAGAATGCAAAGGTTAACACATGCTACCAGTTATCCTAAACCCTACGACATAAGCTACCTAGAAAGTATAGAACGATGCCATCCGGTGCGCAGAGATATCGTTGTTTTCTCCTCGGTTAGCCGTAGTAGCAGCACTGTCGTCACTCGTCAGCCTTTTGCCCTTCCATTTCTCTTGTCGAATCTTATCGCTGCCCCCGTGCAGCCGGAAGAGCCGTGGCTGATAAGGACAAAACACACCAGCGGGTGCGCTAGCTAGCTGCTGTACAACGATGACTCCTGTGCCGCCATTTTCACACCTTGATGTCGGCAAGCTCAGAGCagcgcgacgacagcgagggcggcggcggcggcggcggctaggaGGAACAGCTGCGACGCACGGGCGGAGGCGGCGCCGGTGGCGAGCTGCTCGCCGCCGAGGTAGACCATGGAGCCATTCGTGGGCTGCACGCCCGCGGCCTGCGGGTTCTCGCCGGAGTACTTCCCGCTGcacacacaaacacaagcagGTCACGGTTAGCACATGGTACAGATAAAATTACTGTGCCACAGTGAAGCTCTTCTTAACATGACAGTATGAGAATTTAACACGATAGTacaagaattgaagaagattTATTACTGGTTGTACCATGCGAGATCTTTTGTCCAGGACAGTGGTACGAGTCCTTGGATATTTTGGGCAGCGCGTGAATGCAGTTGCACGCCTCTGTCTGAGCGTGGGAACATGGGATGCAGTTGGGGCGCAGAACAGGACACGGCAAATCAATGGCCTATGGCTACTGTATGGGCACCGTACGGTCCATGAAACGGCTAGAAGCGTGTCAGCGGCCCGTTGGCCTGACATGAGTGTGCGGGCAGAAGAAGTGACCCCACACCATCCAGGGTCTAGGGCCTTGGATCCAATGATCCATAGCCGTTGACGTTACAGTACTGTCTATTAGCCGTTGGATCGTCCGTTACCGCCTCTCGTCGGAATCATCAACGGCTAGACACTTTTTCTGACAGGCACAAGCAGCCGATCAGCCGATGGCGAGCAGCACAGCTTCGGTCAGAGAGAGAGCAGTTAGAAAAAGGTGCTCATCAGATATCGACATCACAAATATCAGGTGTGGACTGTGACACTGTATCAACTGCTAATTGACAGTGCCAGTGTGGTGTCTCTTGCCAATTTCCCATCCGAAATAGGCATTCTGTCCGTGGCTGAGGCTGATTTCCTACCGGCCCTATCAAAGTCCCAACCAACGTCTTGTTGAATTCAACACGAAACCGATTTTAatcaataaggccttgtttagtttaccccgaaatccaaaaaattttgaaaatattaaatatagacgaaaataaaaactcgagacgaatcttttgattctagttattctataattggacaatatttatcacaaacaaacgaaagtgctaccgtagcgaaatccaaaatttttccaaaactaaacaagacttaaCTCAAAGGCAAGATCGCTACTTAAACGAAAACGTTCACGTATCGTCCATTCGTCCGTGCAAGACAAAGACTTCTACATAGATGGGTCACTATCGCCATCACGGCCAAGTCATCTAAACACAAATAATTGGACCGTGTATTTCGCGCCATCTTGGAGAAACAGTCACCTTTGGAGCTTAATTAAACGTGGTGAAATGTCTGAAACTTGAACAAGGGAAACCTTCATTTCGGGAAAGAATTTACCTGGTGGTGCTCGGGCAGAAGGTGATGGCGTAGGTGATGCCGGTGGCGCACGTGAACGTCGAGGTGGAGTCGTCGTAGGCGTAGCTGTAAGCGCGCGGGCAAGCGTTCTTGAAGAACTGCGAGTACGTCGATGGCCGGCAAGTGTTTGGATTCCCATAAGCGCCGCTGCAGCAGTACTGCGGCGTCCCGAACGCCTCGCACGCGCTGCGGCACGCCACGgccccgccgccggcgccggacgTCGTCGACGTGGCCATGACCCTCAGGTCGGCCGGGCACGCGCCATTGAGGTCCACGAGGCAGCCGGTGGCCATGCACTTGCTCGAGTCAGCGGACCCattgccgccaccgccaccgccgccggcgccctGCGGGACAATGAGCATCGGGATGTTGTAGCCGTCCACGAGGCTGACGTCGAAGAAGTCGAGGCCACCGGAGCCGTCGAGGGTGAACTCCGCCAGCGTGGCGGgcggagcagcgccgccgccgttgcaCTGGACGCTGCCGGAGCCGCAGTCGCCCGTGGCGCAGGTGAACTTGCCGGTGGCGGCGTCCGTCGCGCAGAGCGTGCGCGCCCACATCCGGCCCGACCAGCTCGCGGGGGCGTCCACCGTCGCCGACGCGCCGTGCGCCAGCGCGAACCCCGTCGTGGACAGCGGAGCCGTGCCGGCGCCCGACAGCAGACCCGGCCACACCGTGTACCCGCAGTTGTTGGTCATCGTGAACGTCGCCGACCGCGCAGCTgcaagcaaagcgccagagatCACAGGTCAGTTCAGTAATCAGCTCAGGTTACGGAACAGCATGGCATTGCTCAATGCGAACGAGTGGGAACAAAGCAGAGCACTCACCTGGAAGCAGGAGGAGCAGAGCAAGTGAGCAGAGAGCGACATGAGCTGGGCACCGTGCCATCTCGATCTTTCACAGTGTGCTGTAATGTGGCACGCACAACACAAGGCCTTGGCTCCAAGCTCTCCGCCGGTTCACTCTGCCGACTTCCGCTGCCTCTCTTGGAATGGTAATGGGCCGCAGACGGGTTGGGAGGGGGACGACAGATCTTTGACGGTCACTTGACTTTATATAGGAGTCTCAGGCTCTCAGCGCAGCCCAAGAGGCAAGAGACGAAGCCCAAGGGGGAGTTGTATCTGGCCACCCTGCACGTCGCTGGGGCCCTGATGTCAGGTTCCCAGCAAAGTCGGCACGGCGTCGCCGACTTGCTATTTTGTCCGCGCTTGGCTCCGGGCTCCGTGCGCGGCGTCGCGGTGGTCGGCCGGCGATGGCCCAAAAATATCTCGACGCCGGTGAGCGAACGGGTCGGAGCTGGTGTCGCCTCCTCGTCCGCCACTCCATTTTATAGAGGGTGGTGCGGTGCGGGACGGGAAATGATGGGGCTGGTTATTGACGCGGGAAGAAACGGGGAAGCTGAGCCGAGCAGGAAAAGAAAagtcggcgcggcgcggcgcggacgAAGCTGTGCCCGCGTGGGTTTTGGTTACGTGATGTGCGTGCTTGTTTCACCGATCTGGATTTTGAGATTTTTTTCCCATCGTCCACGGAAATTTTTCGCTACCGGAGTAGGACCTGGAAAAATACTGGCGCCGTCGTTTCTCCTTCGTCGCAAGGCACGGCAGACGTCAGTTATTTCCGCGGGAATAATAACAGAGGTGGAGTACGGCATCATGTATTCGTAGTAACTGTTTTGATATAAGATTCACGCTTGGAATAATCAAGGACGGCCAGGGTGATTAGATTCGACGACGACAGCGACAGCAACCACAGCTTCCCTTCAGTGGTGGCAGACGCAAACATTTGTGCGAATCTGTTGTTGGCAAGCGAAGCGAGCACATGCATACCCGGAATTGGCCGTTGCATGAGGGGAGCACAACAGCTAGTAGAGCTGAGGAGAGCCAAGATCCACTTCCCTTTTCCCACATGGGCTGATGGGCGCGCGGGATCAATCATTCTCAGGCACGAGTGAGTGATTAGTGTTTAACATGGCCCGGGGGGCAGCCAGACACGATCCCCGGCACTCCGAAAGGTACCAGACCGAGCACCCCGTCGATCCTGTGGCTGCAGCCTGCAAGATCATGGACCGGACGAGAGACggccacacacatgcacatgctgACATAGTGCCATCTTATCCCATTTTTTGTGTGCGGGTTGCCTGCACGCAGCACAGTACATTATACTGCCAAACCGTCAAAAGGCCGCGCGGTTCTGaacaacattttttttttgtgcacTATACTgccaaacattttttttttttgtgcacGTATTGCAACGACAGTACAGCGCGCGCAAAGCCATCAAGCGGCACAAAGTTGCTGGTCTACCACCAGGCATGATAAAAGTGTGGAAACCCAATTCAGGTACTATTGGGATTTTGGATACACAGATTATGACATTCGCGCATCTTTTACTACTTTCTAAGCTCTTTTTTTTCCACGATTTGGTACACAGGTTTGCGGTCTTTTCTCCACCAGAAAAAAGATGAAAGCCCACGTGGCTCCAGCCAAGAATGACACATCCGCGACGCATCCCGCGCACATGTTTTGTTTGCACCGAACGGAAAAAGGTTCAGAAGATGTTGGGCACCTTTGATCTTAGCGGATTTCAAGAACTCAATAGAAAAGTATTGGAATCTCATAATTCAATTCAATGCAAAGAAAATAGAATTCTAACAGTATTCTAACACGCAAATTTTCGGAATATGGTTACTGGATTTTAGTAAGAATCCTTATCAATACAAACACGTCTTAGGGCTCCATCGGAGTACTCTCCCCCACAATAAACACATATATCAAATTCAAGAAGTTAAACCTTTTAATTAAAGTTTgaacaaatataaataaataaataagattaATATTTCCTAATTAATAAGAAGTGTTATTAGATTTCAATATGAAATATACTTTTATAACTAATTTATTTTAAAGATGCAAATGTCAATACTATTATCTATAAGTTTGGTCAGATAAAAGTTTGACTCTTAAGAAGTTAGACGTACATTTATTTTAGGACAGAGTGTGTATGTATAAGGTCACATGCAAACTTTTAGTTGGGTATCATGagaaaacaagaaaaaaaaaagattctcCCATGTGCAACATACTCATGTTCTCCTCTCATTCCGGTTTACACTCCCTTGGTGACAATATTGTCCAACAGTTGTGGCAGGAAGTCTAGGAGTGCCCATGATATTTGGATAGTTTTAATGGAGGTTTCATGTCCCGGTTTCTAAGACAACTACTCCTTCTATTTcaatttataagtcattctaaaaatcttTAAGAGTCAAAaaatcttaagtttgactagaTAAGATTAGAAacgtttatgacatcaaatagatattactATGAATATATAactaaagaagaacctaatgatacttagatGGTATCAGAAATGTTATTATGTTATCatgtaaatttggtcaaacttgagacactttgactctccaaaattcttggaagaacttataatttgagatagaTGGAGTATGTGTTAAAAACGATTAGACTAGTTTCATCCCactatatttttggttatttctCTGTTGATTTATATCGTGTCATGTTATCATATTTGCTAAGTTATTAGCTTATTTAATGCCTATATCTCATGAAATATCTATTAAAAATGTCTTTATAGGTCCAATGAGTAGGGCTTTATAACGAGCTAAGCTGGCTCGTTAAAACTAATTAAGATAACAAACTAATTTGACTTGGCTCGTTACGTAAATAAGTTAAAACTCTACCTATGGTCGGCTCTGGTCGTTTAGCTCACACAGCTCGTTTGGCTCGGGAGTTGTAACCAGTGAAtactgaggtcttgtttagttgtgatttttttttaatttcgctacgttagcactttcgtttttatctgacaaacattgttcaatcatggagtaactaggcttcaaagaatcgtctcgcgattta contains:
- the LOC110431933 gene encoding thaumatin-like protein 1b yields the protein MARCPAHVALCSLALLLLLPAARSATFTMTNNCGYTVWPGLLSGAGTAPLSTTGFALAHGASATVDAPASWSGRMWARTLCATDAATGKFTCATGDCGSGSVQCNGGGAAPPATLAEFTLDGSGGLDFFDVSLVDGYNIPMLIVPQGAGGGGGGGNGSADSSKCMATGCLVDLNGACPADLRVMATSTTSGAGGGAVACRSACEAFGTPQYCCSGAYGNPNTCRPSTYSQFFKNACPRAYSYAYDDSTSTFTCATGITYAITFCPSTTSGKYSGENPQAAGVQPTNGSMVYLGGEQLATGAASARASQLFLLAAAAAAALAVVALL